One genomic segment of Streptomyces sp. RKND-216 includes these proteins:
- a CDS encoding DUF4233 domain-containing protein, giving the protein MRTLCASTLIGEFFVIGFAGLVAMQLSDVSTTAVWAVSGTGMLLSLLLCGMLGRPGGVQLGWALQIGLIASGFVVPAMFFLGACFAGLWWASVHFGRKVDEAKAARAAAAEAETA; this is encoded by the coding sequence GTGCGAACCCTGTGCGCGAGCACACTGATCGGCGAGTTCTTCGTGATCGGCTTCGCCGGTCTGGTCGCGATGCAGCTCAGCGACGTCTCCACGACCGCCGTCTGGGCGGTGAGCGGCACCGGGATGCTGCTGTCCCTGCTGCTGTGCGGAATGCTGGGCCGGCCCGGCGGCGTCCAGCTCGGCTGGGCCCTCCAGATCGGCCTGATCGCGAGCGGCTTCGTGGTCCCCGCCATGTTCTTCCTCGGCGCCTGTTTCGCCGGCCTGTGGTGGGCATCGGTGCATTTCGGGCGAAAGGTGGACGAGGCGAAGGCCGCCCGTGCGGCGGCCGCCGAGGCGGAGACTGCCTGA
- the ndk gene encoding nucleoside-diphosphate kinase — MSQRTLVLLKPDAVRRGLIGEIVGRIESKAGWAITALELRTLGRPLLEQHYGEHADKPFYPPLMEFMTSGPSVVMVVEGERVIEGMRALAGPTDPIAAAPGSIRGDFGTIVRENLVHASDSEESAERELKLFFPEAV; from the coding sequence ATGAGCCAGCGCACACTCGTCCTGCTCAAGCCCGACGCCGTCCGCCGTGGCCTGATCGGCGAGATCGTCGGACGCATCGAGAGCAAGGCGGGATGGGCCATCACCGCGCTGGAGCTGCGCACCCTGGGTCGGCCCCTGCTGGAGCAGCACTACGGCGAGCACGCCGACAAGCCGTTCTACCCCCCGCTGATGGAGTTCATGACCTCCGGCCCGTCCGTGGTGATGGTCGTCGAGGGCGAGCGGGTGATCGAGGGCATGCGCGCACTGGCCGGACCCACCGACCCGATCGCCGCCGCGCCGGGGTCCATCCGGGGGGACTTCGGCACGATCGTCCGGGAAAACCTGGTGCACGCCTCGGACTCGGAGGAGTCCGCGGAGCGGGAGCTCAAGCTGTTCTTCCCGGAAGCGGTCTGA
- a CDS encoding rod shape-determining protein, with protein MSFIGRDMAVDLGTANTLVYVRGRGIVLNEPSVVAINTNTGGILAVGAEAKKMIGRTPGNIVAVRPLKDGVIADFEITERMLRYFILKIHKRRYLARPRVVVCVPSGITGVERRAVIEASTQAGARQVHIIEEPMAAAIGSGLPVHEATGNMVVDIGGGTTEVAVISLGGIVTAQSIRVAGDELDNAIIQHIKKEYSLLLGERTAESIKITIGSAYSMDKDEHTEIRGRDLVSGLPKTVVISAAEVRKAIEEPVNAIVDAVKTTLDKCPPELSGDVMDRGIVLTGGGALLRGLDERLRHETGMPIHIAEDPLDSVALGSGKCVEEFEALQQVLDSQPRR; from the coding sequence ATGTCGTTCATCGGCCGTGACATGGCTGTCGACCTCGGGACCGCCAATACGCTGGTGTACGTCAGGGGTCGCGGGATCGTTCTCAACGAGCCGTCCGTGGTGGCCATCAACACCAACACCGGCGGCATCCTCGCGGTCGGCGCCGAAGCCAAGAAGATGATCGGCCGCACCCCGGGCAACATCGTCGCGGTCCGGCCCCTGAAGGACGGCGTCATCGCCGACTTCGAGATCACCGAGCGGATGCTCCGCTACTTCATCCTCAAGATCCACAAGCGGCGCTACCTGGCCCGCCCCCGGGTCGTCGTCTGCGTCCCCTCCGGCATCACAGGCGTCGAGCGCCGCGCCGTCATCGAGGCGTCCACGCAGGCGGGCGCCCGCCAGGTGCACATCATCGAGGAGCCGATGGCCGCCGCGATCGGCTCCGGCCTGCCCGTCCACGAAGCGACCGGCAACATGGTCGTCGACATCGGCGGCGGCACCACCGAGGTCGCCGTGATCTCCCTCGGCGGCATCGTCACCGCGCAGTCCATCCGGGTCGCCGGCGACGAGCTGGACAACGCGATCATCCAGCACATCAAGAAGGAGTACAGCCTCCTCCTCGGCGAGCGCACCGCCGAGAGCATCAAGATCACCATCGGTTCGGCCTACTCCATGGACAAGGACGAGCACACCGAGATCCGGGGCCGCGACCTGGTCAGCGGTCTCCCCAAGACCGTGGTCATCTCCGCCGCCGAGGTCCGCAAGGCCATCGAGGAGCCGGTCAATGCCATCGTCGACGCGGTCAAGACCACCCTCGACAAGTGCCCGCCGGAGCTGTCCGGTGACGTGATGGACCGCGGCATCGTTCTCACCGGTGGTGGCGCCCTGCTGCGCGGCCTCGACGAACGGCTACGGCACGAGACGGGCATGCCCATCCACATCGCCGAGGACCCGCTCGACTCGGTCGCGCTCGGCTCCGGCAAGTGCGTCGAGGAGTTCGAAGCCCTCCAGCAGGTCCTCGACTCCCAGCCGCGTCGCTGA
- the mreC gene encoding rod shape-determining protein MreC: protein MRDSRESRLLLVLLVAIAFALITVDLQGGGQSPLDGARRTTASALGPVQEGVATAVDPVGNAVAAVRDSGARHDRIKALQQENMELRRELGSDDRNRARAKELDGLLRTAGAGGYGIKAAEVVAIGAAQGFSWTVTIDVGSEDGIAPDMTVINGDGLVGRTTTVGASSSTVLLANDPDFTVGTRMEGSAELGFASGRGGNAMTVQLLDGKARVQKGDRLVTFGSHNGTPFVPGVPVGEVTEVERQTGDLTRTLRIHPFAEFTQLDIVGVVVEPPREDPRDKVLRPDPPKKPKPTPTVTVTATPGAPAPGEEGDAQTAPGESAAPGGQPDPGDTLAPQGQAQPAEPVDPAQPAPGAE from the coding sequence GTGAGGGATTCCCGAGAAAGCCGGCTGTTGCTCGTCCTGCTGGTCGCCATCGCGTTCGCACTGATCACGGTGGACCTCCAGGGAGGCGGGCAGTCCCCGCTCGACGGCGCACGGCGCACCACCGCCTCCGCACTGGGACCGGTACAGGAAGGGGTGGCGACCGCCGTCGACCCGGTCGGCAACGCCGTCGCCGCCGTCCGCGACTCGGGTGCACGCCACGACCGCATCAAGGCGCTCCAGCAGGAGAACATGGAGCTGCGCCGCGAGCTCGGCTCCGACGACCGCAACCGCGCCCGCGCCAAGGAACTCGACGGCCTGCTGCGCACCGCCGGAGCCGGCGGTTACGGCATCAAGGCCGCCGAGGTCGTCGCCATCGGCGCCGCCCAGGGCTTCTCCTGGACCGTCACCATCGACGTCGGCAGCGAGGACGGCATCGCCCCCGACATGACCGTCATCAACGGCGACGGACTCGTGGGCCGCACCACCACCGTCGGCGCCTCCAGCTCCACCGTGCTGCTCGCCAACGACCCCGACTTCACCGTCGGCACCCGCATGGAGGGCAGCGCCGAACTCGGCTTCGCCTCCGGACGCGGCGGAAACGCCATGACCGTGCAGCTCCTCGACGGCAAGGCCAGAGTCCAGAAGGGCGACCGCCTGGTCACCTTCGGCTCCCACAACGGCACCCCGTTCGTCCCGGGCGTCCCCGTCGGCGAGGTCACCGAGGTCGAGCGCCAGACCGGCGACCTCACCCGCACCCTGCGCATTCACCCGTTCGCCGAGTTCACCCAGCTCGACATCGTCGGAGTCGTCGTCGAACCGCCCCGCGAGGACCCGCGCGACAAGGTGCTGCGCCCCGACCCGCCCAAGAAGCCCAAGCCCACCCCCACGGTGACCGTCACCGCCACCCCCGGAGCGCCAGCCCCGGGCGAGGAAGGCGACGCGCAGACCGCGCCCGGCGAGTCCGCCGCCCCCGGCGGGCAGCCCGACCCCGGGGACACCCTCGCCCCACAGGGCCAGGCGCAACCCGCCGAACCCGTGGACCCCGCCCAGCCAGCCCCTGGAGCTGAGTGA
- the mreD gene encoding rod shape-determining protein MreD has translation MRANRILLSTALVVLALIIQVSVLARLQLPGAVPDLLLLTVLGLAMVYGHVGGALIGFGAGLLADLSPPADHAVGRYALVLCVVGYAAGLTKPDNGQHRSASVPMLVVAGAAVGSTLLYAGVGALVGDTPALHVGITSLLLTAILYDLLLAPFTVPLVMALARRTARDPLGSESSAGGAKGGEGAYGWLAAGASLRSGLLAGRSVRSVRSSRPASFAGNSRRSLLGRSARNKAATIKGVKRL, from the coding sequence ATGCGCGCCAACCGGATCCTGCTGTCGACCGCACTCGTCGTCCTCGCCCTGATCATCCAGGTCAGCGTCCTCGCCCGGCTCCAGCTCCCGGGCGCCGTGCCGGACCTGCTGCTGCTCACCGTTCTCGGCCTCGCCATGGTCTACGGCCACGTCGGCGGAGCCCTCATCGGCTTCGGCGCCGGACTGCTCGCCGACCTGTCCCCGCCCGCCGACCACGCCGTCGGCCGCTACGCCCTGGTGCTCTGCGTCGTCGGCTACGCCGCCGGCCTCACCAAGCCCGACAACGGCCAGCACCGCTCCGCGTCGGTGCCGATGCTGGTCGTCGCCGGCGCCGCCGTCGGCTCCACCCTGCTCTACGCCGGTGTCGGCGCCCTGGTCGGCGACACCCCCGCGCTGCACGTCGGCATCACCAGCCTGCTGCTCACCGCGATCCTCTACGACCTGCTGCTGGCCCCCTTCACCGTCCCGCTCGTCATGGCGCTGGCCCGCCGCACCGCGCGTGACCCGCTCGGCTCCGAGAGCTCCGCGGGTGGCGCCAAGGGCGGCGAGGGCGCCTACGGCTGGCTCGCCGCCGGCGCCAGCCTCCGCTCGGGCCTGCTCGCCGGACGCAGCGTGCGCAGTGTCCGCAGCAGCCGGCCCGCCTCCTTCGCCGGGAACTCCCGGCGCTCGCTGCTGGGCCGGTCCGCCCGCAACAAGGCCGCCACCATCAAGGGGGTCAAGCGGCTGTGA
- the mrdA gene encoding penicillin-binding protein 2, whose translation MSNIPETGRTPRVTIRLVAIQILVFSLLLTLGGRLWYLQIRNGEEYSAKAAGNHVQQVVKPAVRGSILDARGVPIADNETRLVVSASRTALMKMDDGGDAVLGRLAKVLDMPAKDVRQRVRLCNAETPKPCWNGSPYQPIPITDEATAQQALTIRERSEDFPGILAEPKAVRRYPSPYGADTSQVLGYLSPVTDEEIKEAENTDSPFLPSDQIGRSGLERSYNTALRGDAGVTEYEVDKLGRVMGQKLSEKAEPGSTLITSVDSRIQAVAERELLAAMKEARKQHDHNTGRNYEADAGAMVVMESKTGRVVAMASNPQYDPNAWVGGISADDYTRLTSKKSNYPLLNRAIQGQAAPGSIFKVVSSAAAVRAGYDWNGSYPCTSSYTVGNNTFKNYESQSHGSINLARALEVSCDTVFYRLSHQEWKKDGGIDPKKKTDDWFYRTAHDFGLGEETGIDLPNEVTGRVPDRQWKKNYWKANKDSWCKTAEKWPEKKSYQITLAREGCLEGFKLHAYDTINYSIGQGDTLVTPIQMATIYAAISNGGTLYDPTLGKAVVSPDGSQVEMIEPKAHGKLPLSKKTLKQMDDALEGVATRGTAAWRFTQVGWPQKKIPMHAKTGTAEVYGKQTTSWFATYTEDYTIVMTISQGGTGSGASGPAVRNVYDAIYGVQEDGSIDKKKALLPDPQKSLPEINEHGQIASGFSEEFEAREQKAAAKAEGDPTDDGGTE comes from the coding sequence ATGAGCAACATCCCGGAAACCGGACGCACCCCCCGCGTCACCATCCGGTTGGTGGCGATCCAGATCCTGGTGTTCTCACTGCTGCTCACCCTCGGCGGGCGGCTGTGGTACCTCCAGATCCGCAACGGCGAGGAGTACTCGGCCAAGGCCGCGGGAAACCACGTCCAGCAGGTCGTCAAGCCCGCCGTGCGCGGCTCCATCCTGGACGCCCGCGGCGTGCCGATCGCCGACAACGAGACCCGCCTGGTCGTCTCCGCCTCCCGCACCGCGTTGATGAAGATGGACGACGGCGGCGACGCCGTCCTCGGCCGGCTGGCGAAGGTACTCGACATGCCGGCCAAGGACGTACGGCAGAGGGTGCGGCTGTGCAACGCCGAGACCCCCAAGCCCTGCTGGAACGGCTCGCCCTACCAGCCGATCCCGATCACCGACGAAGCCACCGCCCAGCAGGCGCTGACCATCCGCGAGCGCTCCGAGGACTTCCCCGGCATCCTCGCCGAGCCCAAGGCCGTACGCCGCTACCCCAGCCCGTACGGAGCCGACACCTCGCAGGTCCTCGGCTACCTCTCCCCGGTGACCGACGAGGAGATCAAGGAGGCCGAGAACACCGACTCGCCGTTCCTCCCCTCCGACCAGATCGGCCGCTCCGGGCTGGAGCGCAGCTACAACACGGCCCTGCGCGGCGACGCGGGCGTCACCGAGTACGAGGTCGACAAGCTCGGCCGGGTGATGGGACAGAAGCTCAGCGAGAAGGCCGAACCCGGATCCACCCTCATCACCAGTGTCGACTCCCGCATCCAGGCCGTCGCCGAGCGCGAGCTGCTAGCGGCCATGAAGGAAGCCCGCAAGCAGCACGACCACAACACCGGCCGCAACTACGAGGCCGACGCCGGCGCCATGGTCGTGATGGAGTCCAAGACCGGCCGGGTCGTCGCCATGGCGTCCAACCCGCAGTACGACCCGAACGCCTGGGTCGGCGGCATCTCCGCCGACGACTACACGCGGCTCACCAGCAAGAAGTCCAACTACCCGCTGCTGAACCGCGCCATCCAGGGGCAGGCGGCGCCCGGCTCGATCTTCAAGGTCGTCTCCTCCGCCGCCGCCGTCCGTGCCGGCTACGACTGGAACGGCAGCTACCCCTGCACCAGCTCCTACACCGTCGGCAACAACACCTTCAAGAACTACGAGTCCCAGAGCCACGGCAGCATCAACCTCGCCCGGGCGCTCGAGGTCTCCTGCGACACCGTCTTCTACCGCCTGTCGCACCAGGAGTGGAAGAAGGACGGCGGGATCGACCCGAAGAAGAAGACGGACGACTGGTTCTACCGCACCGCTCACGACTTCGGCCTCGGTGAGGAGACCGGCATCGACCTCCCCAACGAGGTCACCGGCCGCGTCCCCGACCGCCAGTGGAAGAAGAACTACTGGAAGGCCAACAAGGACTCCTGGTGCAAGACCGCCGAGAAGTGGCCCGAGAAGAAGAGCTACCAGATCACGCTGGCGCGTGAGGGCTGCCTCGAAGGATTCAAACTGCACGCCTACGACACGATCAACTACTCGATCGGACAGGGCGACACGCTCGTCACCCCGATCCAGATGGCGACCATCTACGCCGCCATCTCCAACGGCGGCACCCTCTACGACCCCACCCTCGGCAAGGCCGTCGTCAGCCCCGACGGCTCCCAGGTCGAAATGATTGAACCGAAGGCGCACGGCAAGCTGCCGCTGAGCAAGAAGACGCTCAAGCAGATGGACGACGCCCTCGAAGGCGTGGCCACGCGCGGCACCGCCGCCTGGCGCTTCACCCAGGTCGGCTGGCCCCAGAAGAAGATCCCGATGCACGCCAAGACCGGTACCGCCGAGGTCTACGGAAAGCAGACCACCTCCTGGTTCGCCACCTACACCGAGGACTACACGATCGTGATGACGATCTCCCAGGGTGGTACTGGTTCCGGCGCCTCCGGCCCGGCCGTCCGCAACGTCTACGACGCCATCTACGGCGTCCAGGAGGACGGCTCGATCGACAAGAAGAAGGCGCTGCTGCCCGACCCGCAGAAGTCCCTCCCCGAGATCAACGAGCACGGCCAGATCGCGTCCGGATTCTCCGAGGAGTTCGAGGCCCGGGAACAGAAGGCGGCGGCGAAGGCCGAGGGCGACCCGACGGACGACGGGGGCACCGAGTGA
- the rodA gene encoding rod shape-determining protein RodA, whose product MSTRSYSLDGYGPQQKSAWRRATARDSLVRRLDWPMLVAAVALSLLGSLLVWSATRTRDSLNHGDPQHFLWRHLLSLLIGLALMAGTVWLGHRRLRGAVPVLYGISVVLALLVLTPLGATINGSRAWLDFGGGLSLQPAEFIKITVILVMAMLLAARVDAGDREHPDHRTVLQALGMAALPIVVIMLMPDLGSTMVIVVIVLGVLLASGASNRWVVGLVVTGIGGAVAVWMLGLLDEYQINRFAAFANPSLDPRGVGYNTNQARIAIGSGGLWGKGLFDGTQTTGQFVPEQQTDFIFTVAGEELGFVGGAAIIALMGVVLWRACRIARNTTELYGTIVAAGIIAWFAFQTFENIGMTLGIMPVAGLPLPFVSYGGTSMFAVWIAVGLLQSIKVQRPVSA is encoded by the coding sequence GTGAGCACCCGCTCCTACTCCCTCGACGGCTACGGGCCGCAGCAGAAGTCCGCGTGGCGCCGGGCCACCGCCCGCGACAGCCTCGTCCGGCGCCTGGACTGGCCCATGCTCGTGGCCGCCGTCGCGCTGTCCCTGCTGGGCTCCCTCCTCGTGTGGTCCGCCACCCGCACCCGGGACTCCCTCAACCACGGCGACCCGCAGCACTTCCTCTGGCGGCACCTGCTCAGCCTCCTCATCGGCCTCGCGCTGATGGCCGGCACCGTGTGGCTCGGCCACCGGCGCCTGCGCGGCGCGGTACCCGTGCTCTACGGCATCTCCGTCGTCCTCGCCCTGCTGGTCCTCACTCCGCTCGGCGCGACCATCAACGGCTCCCGCGCCTGGCTCGACTTCGGAGGCGGCCTCTCCCTCCAGCCCGCCGAGTTCATCAAGATCACCGTGATACTGGTCATGGCGATGCTGCTGGCCGCCCGCGTCGACGCGGGCGACCGGGAACACCCCGACCACCGCACCGTGCTCCAGGCCCTCGGCATGGCCGCGCTGCCCATCGTCGTGATCATGCTGATGCCCGACCTGGGCTCCACCATGGTCATCGTCGTCATCGTGCTCGGCGTGCTCCTGGCCTCCGGCGCCTCCAACCGCTGGGTCGTCGGCCTCGTCGTCACCGGCATCGGCGGCGCCGTCGCGGTCTGGATGCTCGGCCTGCTCGACGAGTACCAGATCAACCGGTTCGCCGCCTTCGCCAACCCCTCCCTCGACCCCCGCGGGGTCGGCTACAACACTAACCAGGCACGCATCGCCATCGGCTCCGGCGGCCTGTGGGGCAAGGGCCTCTTCGACGGCACCCAGACCACCGGCCAGTTCGTGCCCGAGCAGCAGACCGACTTCATCTTCACCGTCGCGGGTGAGGAACTCGGCTTCGTCGGCGGCGCGGCCATCATCGCCCTCATGGGCGTGGTCCTCTGGCGCGCCTGCCGCATCGCCCGCAACACCACCGAGCTGTACGGCACCATCGTCGCCGCCGGCATCATCGCCTGGTTCGCCTTCCAGACCTTCGAGAACATCGGCATGACCCTCGGCATCATGCCCGTCGCCGGCCTCCCCCTGCCGTTCGTCTCCTACGGCGGCACCTCGATGTTCGCCGTCTGGATCGCCGTCGGCCTCCTCCAGTCGATCAAGGTGCAACGTCCGGTGTCCGCCTAG
- a CDS encoding CYTH and CHAD domain-containing protein — protein MADVVRETERKYEAADDTRLPDLGVKGVAAVTESGETLLEAVYYDTEDGRLAAAGMTLRRRTGGDDEGWHLKLPVGRHVREEVRAPLTDTPPRALTRLVRSRVRTAALMPVMELTTRRRVHRLGDADGAVLAEVARDRVTATRPGHGEDGTATWTEIEAELHDGRPKLLDRIEKRLRAAGLRPARSASKLQRALQETAPTTAARADHAPGTPGAGAQEAAPDTAGHHVLAYVRTQVEALVALDPAVRRHQPDSIHQMRVAARRLRSCFRSYRSVLDRRATDPLGTELRRLAAELGHDRDREVLLARLTDHLGRLPRGLRLGPVSGRLRTYDRARRGGSRNRVTAVLDGDRYLALLDALHALLAAPPLKPAADKSPQKILDRAVRRDTGRLSARIRHALALPPGEERDRALHEARKAAKRARYAAEVAHSALGGRAAKHVKRMKAVQQLLGEHQDAVVTRQALRDLALQAHDAGEPSFTYGVLHARESALATEYELRLAKLWRSVTERGHY, from the coding sequence ATGGCGGACGTGGTGCGTGAGACCGAGCGGAAGTACGAGGCCGCGGACGACACGCGGCTCCCCGACCTCGGGGTGAAGGGCGTCGCCGCGGTCACCGAGAGCGGTGAGACCCTGCTCGAAGCCGTCTACTACGACACGGAGGACGGCCGGCTGGCCGCCGCCGGCATGACGCTGCGCCGCCGCACCGGCGGCGACGACGAGGGCTGGCACCTCAAACTCCCGGTCGGGCGCCACGTACGCGAGGAGGTCCGCGCACCCCTCACCGACACCCCGCCGCGCGCCCTCACCAGGCTCGTCCGCTCCCGTGTGCGGACCGCGGCCCTGATGCCCGTGATGGAGCTGACCACACGGCGCCGCGTCCACCGGCTGGGCGACGCAGACGGAGCCGTACTCGCCGAGGTCGCACGGGACCGGGTCACCGCGACCCGGCCCGGACACGGGGAGGACGGCACCGCCACCTGGACCGAGATCGAAGCCGAACTGCACGACGGACGGCCGAAACTTTTGGACCGGATCGAGAAGCGGCTGCGCGCCGCCGGCCTGCGACCCGCCCGGTCCGCGTCCAAGCTTCAGCGCGCGCTCCAGGAGACGGCGCCGACGACGGCCGCGAGGGCGGACCACGCGCCCGGCACACCGGGCGCCGGCGCCCAGGAAGCGGCCCCGGACACCGCCGGCCACCACGTCCTCGCCTACGTCCGCACTCAGGTCGAGGCCCTCGTCGCCCTCGACCCCGCCGTACGCCGACACCAACCCGACTCGATCCATCAGATGCGCGTGGCGGCCCGGCGACTCCGCAGCTGCTTCCGGTCCTACCGCTCCGTCCTCGACCGCCGTGCCACCGACCCGCTCGGCACCGAACTGCGCCGACTGGCCGCCGAACTCGGCCATGACCGCGACCGCGAGGTGCTGCTCGCCCGGCTCACCGACCACCTCGGCCGCCTGCCGCGCGGCCTCCGCCTCGGACCCGTGAGCGGCCGCCTCCGCACTTACGACCGGGCCCGGCGCGGCGGAAGCCGCAACCGCGTCACCGCCGTGCTCGACGGAGACCGGTACCTCGCCCTCCTCGACGCGCTGCATGCCCTGCTCGCCGCGCCTCCGCTGAAACCCGCGGCGGACAAGTCGCCGCAGAAGATCCTCGACCGCGCCGTACGCCGCGACACCGGCCGGCTGTCCGCCCGCATCCGGCACGCCCTGGCCCTCCCGCCCGGCGAAGAGCGCGACCGCGCACTCCACGAAGCCCGCAAGGCCGCCAAGCGGGCCCGCTACGCCGCCGAGGTCGCCCACTCAGCCCTGGGCGGCCGGGCGGCGAAGCACGTCAAGCGGATGAAGGCGGTGCAGCAACTGCTGGGCGAACACCAGGACGCCGTCGTGACCCGGCAGGCCCTGCGTGACCTCGCCCTCCAGGCGCACGACGCCGGTGAGCCGTCCTTCACCTACGGAGTGCTGCACGCCCGGGAGAGCGCCCTCGCCACGGAGTACGAGCTGCGGCTTGCGAAGCTGTGGCGCTCGGTGACCGAACGCGGTCACTACTAG
- a CDS encoding TIGR03960 family B12-binding radical SAM protein: MPVESVFPRLEALLPHVQKPIQYVGGELNSTVKDWDATDVRWALMYPDAYEVGLPNQGVMILYEVLNEREGVLAERTYSVWPDLEKLMREHDVPQFTVDAHRPVGAFDVLGVSFATELGYTNLLTALELSGVPLEAADRTEDHPIVLAGGHAAFNPEPIADFLDCAVVGDGEQAVLEITEIIRAWKKEGRPGGRDELLFQLAKTGSVYVPKFYDVEYLADGRISRVVPNRSGVPWRVSKHTVMDLDEWPYPKQPLVPLAETVHERMSVEIFRGCTRGCRFCQAGMITRPVRERSITGIGDMVEKGLKSTGFEEVGLLSLSSADHTEIGDVAKGLADRYEEDKIGLSLPSTRVDAFNIDLANELTRNGRRSGLTFAPEGGSERIRKVINKMVSEEDLIRTVATAYGNGWRQVKLYFMCGLPTETDDDVLQIADMATSVIAKGREVSRSNDIRCTVSIGGFVPKPHTPFQWAPQLSAEETDARLGKLRDKIRGDKKYGRSIGFRYHDGKPGIVEGLLSRGDRRLGSVIREVHRRGGRFDGWREYFSYDLWMESAAATLPDYGVDVDWYTTRERTYEEVLPWDHLDSGLDKDWLWEDWQDALDETEVEDCRWTPCFDCGVCPQMDTEIQIGPTGKKLLPLSVVDR; this comes from the coding sequence ATGCCAGTCGAGTCGGTCTTCCCGCGCCTGGAGGCCCTTCTCCCGCACGTCCAGAAGCCGATCCAGTACGTCGGCGGCGAGCTGAACTCCACCGTCAAGGACTGGGACGCCACCGACGTCCGCTGGGCGCTGATGTACCCCGACGCGTACGAGGTCGGCCTGCCCAACCAGGGCGTCATGATCCTCTACGAGGTGCTCAACGAGCGCGAGGGCGTCCTCGCCGAGCGCACCTACAGCGTGTGGCCGGACCTCGAGAAGCTCATGCGCGAGCACGACGTCCCGCAGTTCACCGTCGACGCGCACCGCCCCGTCGGCGCCTTCGACGTGCTCGGCGTCTCCTTCGCGACCGAGCTGGGCTACACCAACCTGCTCACCGCCCTGGAACTCTCCGGCGTCCCGCTGGAGGCCGCCGACCGCACCGAGGACCATCCGATCGTCCTCGCGGGCGGGCACGCCGCCTTCAACCCCGAGCCCATCGCTGACTTCCTCGACTGCGCTGTCGTCGGCGACGGCGAACAGGCCGTGCTGGAGATCACCGAGATCATCCGCGCCTGGAAGAAGGAGGGCCGCCCCGGCGGACGGGACGAGCTGCTGTTCCAGCTGGCGAAGACCGGGTCGGTGTACGTGCCGAAGTTCTACGACGTGGAGTACCTGGCCGACGGCCGCATCTCCCGCGTCGTCCCCAACCGCTCCGGTGTGCCGTGGCGCGTGTCCAAGCACACCGTGATGGACCTCGACGAGTGGCCGTACCCCAAGCAGCCACTGGTGCCGCTCGCCGAGACCGTGCACGAGCGGATGTCGGTGGAGATCTTCCGCGGCTGCACCCGCGGCTGCCGCTTCTGCCAGGCCGGCATGATCACCCGCCCGGTCCGCGAGCGGTCGATCACCGGCATCGGCGACATGGTCGAGAAGGGGCTGAAGAGCACCGGCTTCGAGGAGGTCGGCCTGCTGTCGCTGTCCTCCGCCGACCACACCGAGATCGGCGACGTCGCCAAGGGCCTCGCCGACCGGTACGAAGAGGACAAGATCGGCCTCTCGCTGCCTTCCACCCGCGTTGACGCGTTCAACATCGACCTGGCCAACGAGCTGACCCGGAACGGCCGCCGGTCCGGCCTCACGTTCGCCCCCGAGGGCGGCAGCGAGCGCATCCGCAAGGTCATCAACAAGATGGTCTCCGAGGAGGACCTGATCCGCACCGTCGCCACCGCGTACGGAAACGGCTGGCGGCAGGTGAAGCTGTACTTCATGTGCGGCCTCCCGACCGAGACCGACGACGACGTCCTCCAAATCGCCGACATGGCGACCAGCGTGATCGCCAAGGGCCGCGAGGTGTCCCGGTCGAACGACATCCGCTGCACCGTGTCCATCGGCGGCTTCGTGCCCAAGCCGCACACGCCCTTCCAGTGGGCGCCGCAGCTCTCCGCAGAGGAGACCGACGCGCGGCTCGGCAAGCTCCGCGACAAGATCCGCGGCGACAAGAAGTACGGCCGCTCCATTGGTTTCCGCTACCACGACGGCAAGCCCGGTATCGTCGAGGGTCTGCTCTCCCGGGGCGACCGGCGCCTCGGCTCTGTCATCCGCGAGGTCCACCGCCGCGGCGGCCGGTTCGACGGCTGGCGCGAGTACTTCAGCTACGACCTGTGGATGGAATCCGCCGCCGCGACGTTGCCGGACTACGGCGTGGACGTCGACTGGTACACCACCCGAGAGCGCACCTACGAGGAGGTCCTGCCCTGGGACCACCTCGACTCCGGCCTCGACAAGGACTGGCTCTGGGAGGACTGGCAGGACGCCCTCGACGAGACCGAGGTCGAGGACTGCCGCTGGACCCCCTGCTTCGACTGCGGCGTGTGTCCTCAGATGGACACCGAGATCCAGATCGGGCCCACCGGCAAGAAACTGCTGCCGCTGAGCGTCGTCGACAGGTAG